The genome window GCTATCTAGCTAGTTCAGTGATGATTAAATTAACTTTATAATTTCACCTGGGATTTGTCATATCTTACCTGTACGTATAAGTAAATATCTCGATCATTagtttaatatgaaaatatgcTCATGGACAATTGTTTATTCATCTTTATGCGCCCCTTTTCCTTATTTAAGCACTGAAACAGTCAGATCCATCGCAGAGCATCAGATTAGTTAACATTCCAATTCTCTTGGAATTGAAGGACGGAGAATTATTGGAATGGCATCATTCGAAGATTCTTCAGTACTGGAGGGATGGTTTCTTGATTTGGTAAGTGAAAAACCTTAGTTTTTTATTCGAGAAAACTAAGGAGAAAAAGGTTACTAGTTTTAGAGTTTTTTTGTGTTTCTGATGAAGTTGAAACGATGAATGTGTGGTgcaggaagaagatgatgagtgTTACAACTTGGGGAGCCATCTGCAGGAGAACTCGTTTGATGATTTCGCAGCTCACAAGTCTTTTATAACGCAGGAGGAGAATATTGTACAGCAGCGATCCGAGTCGCCGGAAAGCTATACTTCTGGTTATTCCATTTTCATGCCCAACGCCAACAATGGCAATATTACCAGAACAGCTACCATCTCTTTCGCCGGCGGATTCCAATTCCAGGAAGAATGTTTCCAGGCTGCAGATCAGTTTGAAGAACGCCCTCTCAAACACCTCAAAGGTAGTGATGATTACACTAAGAAGCAGCTGCCTACTTCGTCTTCTTCCACTCTTCATCACAACGTCGTTTCTGGGGTTAACAAGGGCGGCGATCGCGAGAAAACTCCTCTTTCCCAGGATCACATTTTGGCTGAAAGAAAACGCAGAGAGAAACTCAACCAGAAGTTCATTGCTCTCTCTGCCATTCTTCCCGGCCTCAAGAAGGTAAATACCATTTTGTTCGGcctataagagcatccttatcaatggagttttttcactatgaagtttttgtaagtgtgattaggaaagagaaaatagaaaaagtgtaaaaaaaacaaacaaatcttatttttaaaaaaataataacaaaaaaaatacatggtCGGGCGCGTCACACACCCGCATGGGCGCAGCTGTGTGCGAACGCGCACAGCAAAtggcttttgttttgttttttttttacgccAAATATGTCAGCTAATATCTTCATATTAGCAGAAGAACTCCAAACTTTCTCTCTCATACTCTCACTCATGTCATGTATACAAAATCCTGACATGCATTATCCCCATAATCACCATTGATGGTAATGCCCTAATATCTAAACAGATCTGTAGTCCACTTATTaacttaaatttttagttgagatagaacaCATGCATACTTCAATTCATTTCGTTATAATTTCATGCATGCACCACCATTTCATTGGGTAAACTCCATGACCTTACCAAACAAAAGGAAGCAAATCAGTTGCTCATAGTTGACCAGTCTAAACAAAAAAGGAAAGTCATTCCGACTAAGAGTTATGCATCATAAATCTTATCTTACAACTCtaacaaacaaaaaatcataacaagATAAATCAGTCAAGCTATCCATAATTAACAGTTTCATATAACAAAAGtcctaataaaatattcatactGAGAGTTAAACTTaccaaattaaagtttaatttggTGGCTTTACCCTTACAGTCAGACAAAGCATCGGTTCTTGAAGAAGCCATCAGGTACGTGAAGGAGCTTCAAGAAAACGTGAAGCATCTGGAGCAAGCGAGAAACACAAGATCAGAGAAAACGGTGGTGAAGAGACGTAAAGTGATTTCTCCCGCCGGCGACGATTTGTGGGAACAAGGACACGACTGCTCCGACGTCGACGACGATAAAACTGCGCCGGAAATTGAAGTCATGTTTTCAGAAAAGAGCGTTCTCATAAGAGTACACAGCCAGGAACGGATTCCATCACTACCCACCTTTCTGAGGGAGATAGAATCGCTGCAACTTACCATTCTTAACAGCTCCGCCATGCCTTTCGGCAAAAATGCCACAGATATTACTCTGGTTGCTCAGGTACATTACGTGATTTCATTTGAGTACTATTCCTAAGTTCCTAttggagaagagtggagtagaaaGATTAACAAATCTGTAATTTGATTTGATGCAGATGGAGGAGGGTTTCTGCATGACAACAAATGATGTTGTGAAGCATCTGCAAAGGTCTATGAATCCCAGAATTTAAACAAGAATCTGCcgttttatttatgttttcccaGATTACCACCTGAGACTTTAATTCTCCGCGCCGTcaaatgatgattttttttaattatattgttatcaATAATTAATTAGCACTTGGCATGGACTGACAATAATTAGCTTCTGTCTTCTCAGTCTTGTTTCAATTCTAAACCCTGAACCATTTTAAATGCAACTAATTTTAACTTTATGATGTTATTTCATTCTATGGATTTTAATATTAACAGTTGTTAAAGCAACATTTAAGGGAAGTGCTCCAAAAAATGTGGCCGAGTGGGTACAAGCTCACGAATTTGTTTTTTGTTAACACCCTTCCAGTCGAGCTACACACTTATGATCTTTCTAGTATAGTTTACTCTCTTGTGTGGTTTGCAGGTATTACACAGGAACATAGTTTATTTAGTCCACACCCTCCAAAATAGTGGCTAAGTAAACACATCCAGTGAAATAAATGATATTATAAGGTACGAATTTATTGGGATTTTTGTAAAACTATTTGTTGGGATCTATTCAATTCACTTATGCAAATGCTTTTggtatttatataaaatgagattcaatcttaaaaatttaatagaatGGTGGATTTAAGgattattatattctttgttGTCCGGCTACTTAATTGAAGAAAAGTTgtaaaaaatcaaacttaaaatattgtggTTATTAGCGTAATTGTAATACCAATTCAACAAAGTTATTAGAGGCTGAGGATTAGTAAGTTACCGAAACCTAAATCTAGTAGGCGCCATCCTTATCGTTGTTGAATCGAACAACGCATTTCCTATATTTTTGCATCTTATGATAAGTTGGATCCGATCTTGTAACGGACCATGTGTAGGGATGTCAGTTGTACCTATAACTAATGGGGGACACGAGTTCCCGCTTTGACGGGACAAGGATGGAAATAAAAATAAGGGAACGGGGGCAGGGATGGAGAGAATTTTTAATTCCTCACCGGGGACATGGGTGGGGATGAGGAGTACTCTCCCCACCCTGCCCCGTCCTCGAaaaatatatacgtatataagTATATAGCTACATACATTTAAGCCCCGctgcacacacatatatgtattactatatatatatatatatatatataattttaggaaATATTATAGATATTAGACCTACTTGCCttgagatttatttttttgggatatgaatattttaatagtatttaagctgaatatttataaattatttacttaaatgttgtttaatattttataaattaaaaacgGGTAGGGGATTCCCCATCCCCACATAATCTCcttggggatggggatggggagatTTTTCCCTTTCCCAGTGGGGATGGAGACAAGGACGGGGAATGCGGTAAAAAGTCCAGGGCGGGGAGAGGGTATGCTCCCGCCCTCGCCCCGCCCATTGAGATCTCTAATCAGGTGAGGGTCATGCtccaaattatattgtggatcaagGTCTATAATACGTATTGTGAATTTATGTTTAAAATGATgtctttttgtttaaattagtgcaattttttttctttttcttccgtTTGATTAACATTAACTAACATTTGCaatagatatataatttgttagtTGTAGGTATACATAAATTTACATCTGTAGGTACATAATCGGTTAACTATAAATGTATCATGTATGTTAAGTGATGGTAAGTATTGTTATCGGGATGTATTATTCTCAATATGATCAGTAGTACAATAGTAAGTAATAACAATAGTTCTAGTACAATAGTTTTAGGACAGTGGTGTTGTCTGTCAGAAACTAAGTCCCCCCCCTCCTTTACAACATGGTTCCTCTTATATTTGAGGAACAACGactgtttgtgacttgtaacgGTTGTTCAATGATGGTGAGCCTTCAATGGTAGTGGAGATGTTTATAATAACTCATCTCCTCAagtgtaacgggtgaccgtttgaCTCCTGAGTCCACTTGCCTACTTGTAATCCGGGTTAGTGCTGTTTGCCCAATTACTCTGTCATTAAGTAATTATAACATTGTTGTAagttcataatatatatgtgaacTGTAAGTAAATAAACTTAAATTAAAGCTAAAAGTTCATAAATTAAGTGTTTGACATGTAATCATGATTATGTTATAGTCTTAAGAGATCAGATATCTGGTTTAAatttaacaagtttttattatgaacttacggtaaattgattttatAAATACATAGTTAACATATTGTGTATTTGAATTAAACATATTATGCACATGCAGttaacataatatatgtatccGTTCTAACCTTGTTCTAagttcatatataatatatgaactAGGGTAAATAAACTTAAACTAAAGGTTCGTATATTGAGTGTTTGAAATGTTTCATGATTATGGTATAGTCCTAAGagatatttgattaaaattagcAAGTTTTTATTATAGACTTAGATATTTGTTGAGAGGAGGCTTGGTGAATATCTACATGGCATATTAAAATTGTCATCTCTGTAGGTAAATGTAGCTTTCCCGGTTTATTTAGTACTCcgtatgtattaaaaaaaaataaccctaatattttttttgagtactaaccctaatatttaattgatattagcGTAGGGTAGCTCGTAAAAAACTTGAGATCACGCAAAACAAATTGAATCTATAAAACCTTATTAGCCTTTTTTTATTAGTTACCTTATTAGCCTTTAATTTGTATGTCTTCCatctaattttgtttttctttgttacGTTATTAATAACGATAGCTtgatttttcttataaaaaaagtatcaatatattttaaacatttttttgggtgacatgaactaaaataatttatttgcgGGGAAAATATACATATGATTAGATTCATATAAAATGgggagtttatatatataatttccttTTATGGAAGTGATCTAGCTAATTCTATATTTGGATGGGATGCGCTCTGACGTTCGAGGAGATACGTGTTTCACGTGTGTACACAAAAGGACAAAAACACCTACAATACAGACAATTGACTAACGTATACTATACTCCATGTATTATCTAATTGATGTagcaataatttaatttaatgatgatatatatatattagtcaaGCTACccttttaattagttatattttatttttaagctttgagaaaaaagaaatagatgTATTTATCATCTTATGAAATTGAAGCAACCTAATAAAAGGTAAAATaatgagatatatatatgactaaACTTATTGTAATATCAACCTATGCAGATTACATAAGTGGACTAACGACGCACTGTAAATTCTggtctaaatttttttttttggtaaattcacggggtctttcGCTCTGAGAGGCACGGAAgttggcccagggggaatcatcacttgtggAAATCAAACCCGGGTTCCCCCGAAATTCtttcccacaaagagagctcacttgccacttgagttaTCCCATTAGGTTATTCTGgtctaaattatatatacttgtcgttaacatattatgtaccttttatattattgaaatttCACTTATGTAAtgaattaatgttttttttttaaattgaaaatgacTAAGTACTTACCAAATGGAATAAAATCTTTTTGTGCTACTAAAATGGGCCATGCCAGACGCCCAATAGCCAGAATATGTATAGAGAACCTTAGCTTAAATATCCCCAAAGCAGAATAAAATCTTGTTCTGCCCATGTTGTGTGATTTAACAATAAGATCCTCCTAATCCCAATCTAAttcatttattcattatttgggcatcattaaaatattttcttttaaatttgttCTAGGTTGAGTTTGAGTGCAAGGATAGATGATGCGACAATTATAGGTCGCAAAAGACAACGTTTaacttctttttatttaaatataaataaataaatataacgtTAGCTCTGATCTTCCGACCAAATGTGCGACGTTGTTCGAATTGCTAGGTTCTATGTTCCACATAAGACATAGTAATTAGTAAGACGTCTTTGTCTTCTTACTGAATAGTCTGGAATTTCTGACAAAGCAAGTTGTTTTGGCCGGtccatttatttaaaaatttcatcGGTCTTttcgggttgttatgccgtggacccaggtccaccttgcaaggtggacctatgtctacattcatatacactatactctatattcacatacactatactttacattcacaatttgtaaattacacattcacacattacaaaattatatgtttagtaactatactctacattcacatacaatatactctacattcacaatttgtaaacttcacatccacacattcaaaactctatattcacaggtcctatactccacattcacaacttgagaactccacattcacacattacaggactacaagttgctagaacttcttaactctattacagattcacacatgcataactctacattcacgatttctatacttcatattcacaatttgaaacctccacattcacacaatcataaatctacattcacgatttctatactctatattcacactttgaaacctcaacattcacacatttttggacaactctatattcagcaatatgtttactaatttaaaaaaaaaaaaaaaaaaaaaaaaagacacgaCGTAGTTTTAGAcacaggtccaccttgcaaggtggacctgggtccacagcataatttgccgatCTTTTCTATTGCATGATCAGTGTTACCAATTATATACTTTTGATTGATGATATGAAATAACAGCAAATATTTGTCTGAATCTTCAAAGTGATTGACaaattgatataaaaaaaaattaaaaaaatttttttttatcacaaaCCATAAATTTGTGCTCATCTATGGGCTTTCATCTATGGGccagaaagaaaataaatggaAAGACAGATGAAACCATGTTATGGTTCATGTTCACCGCGATgcaactaaaattaaaatttgatgatACGGGATATAATGGATTGGATCTATATATGAGTTTTGATTTATAAGAAGTTCCGTAACAACTATTTAAAAGTGCATTTGAAGTTATGGTTGGCAAAattagctaaaaatataaagagaTGTTAAGCTAGCTGATTTTGCTTAaaagtatttaataaaattaactttttgataagataataaatgtaaaaagactaaaattaaaagatattttcataaaatttaaatagttttaaatttaaataagtttgtttacgcattaaaatttaacattttgaaatgaaactattagcATAATCATAATCTAGCATTGCATAATGAAGTGGCAATATTGTTGCGGATCTCCTTCATCTCGATAGAGGTCTAACTTAATCCAATATTACAATACAATcctattctctctctctctctctctctctctctctctctctctctctctctctctctcacacacacacacacacacacacacattagaTAATcaatcttaataataataataataataataataataatataggagAAGATCAAAGTTGCTCGGTGGTGAAGAGTTGCGGGAGaggataaataaaaatataggagaagagaaaatgcTAAAAGGTTTAATTAGGAGGATTagaggatgtcatttatttaaaaataataagaataaagatgaaaaaaattaagaagatAATAGCTTTTTTTAAAGGCttgcgtttcaaaataaactcttattttaagctactaacttattttgaaaacattactaataacttaaaataagttataagttttgCTAAACAAAACTTGAGTGAAGTTTACTTTGTGGCCCAAATTGATAAAAGACCATCCACAATAcagtggcaaattattgtgtgaaccatgatccacatagctgggtggaccatgaatataagatacattttattatactaaaagtacattacttTTGTATTGAACgtatattattactataaaataatgtactttcagtacttaaataatgattgaatggcaaattattgtgtagaccatggcaatacagtaaaccagcctaggtgaGTGAACCGTCCAATGTTCTAGACTTTAGATGATGCAAATGAAAGAAACACGGTGGAGAAAAGTAAGCCTTTATTGACCAAATTATGAGGAGTTGGTGCCATTATTCTTACGGGACGGAGCTTTCGTACTTCGCAGACAAATGCTGGACATGATGCAGAAGAAAAGCTAATCTCCACAGTGAATTGTTTGTAATAGTTTCACACGTGCACCTAATCAATTCCACTCtacataatactaattaaattcTCTTAACATTATTAGAATAGAAGAATTTCGTACcaacatatacacacacatacacttcAATAATTTGgataatacataatttattcaTTTCCTTATTACGCGTTCGTCTTCTATCTCATTGTCGGGTCAACGCTGCTATCAACCTCAGCTCGTAGCTGTTGTTAGACCACTATAAAGACAGATACCGCCGGTCGGAAATCTATGCGTTGCTCAGGCGATCATAGGATACCTAGGAGCTAAACCTGGGATGGATCATCTTTCATCGGAAAATTTGTTCTCTGAAATGGTAAGGTTTTCTCTTAGAatgttgattttttaggtaacaCTAATTCAAGGTATACACGGAACAAATCCAGAGAATAGAACTTTTAATCTTGTTGTTATCAAGTAAAGCTAGATTGTTCGAACTTTGTTGTttttgcaattcaatgaatgaTTGATTAAAGATGTATACGCAGGAGGTGGACGATGCAGCTTTTGTGAATGAATGGATGGACACACTCGACaataattttgttcatttttgtcCAAACGATCCCTTCTTTCCACCAGCTTGCAGTACTGGTAATAATGGATTTTATGGAACGGAAAACAATGACGGAGGCGTTATACGGAAGCCGGCGGTGATGAATTCTGTTCAGTGTCAGCCGTCGGCGATCTCCGCCTCCCCGTTGATTACTGCCGTCAGCTGCAACCCTAGTGGCGGCAGCGAGAATCCGGTGGTGAaggtgaagatgaagatgaagagtgAGATGGATCACAGGGAGTCTTCGGGGAAAACTATGATTAGTTTCATGCCGTCGTCGTCGTCTCATCAAGATTATTATTGTTCCGGCCGCGGTAACGACGAGCACCGTGAGAGCCTAATCAGGACGATAGAGTTTGGGGCGGGGAAGGGGAAAACGGGTTCCGCCGTTAGATCCCCTCTGCAAGCTCAAGATCATGTTTTGGCTGAACGAAAACGACGAGAAAACCTTACACAGCGATTCATATCCTTATCTGCCCTCATTCCTGGCCTAAAGAAGGTTAgcaattatattttcattggTACGTAATTGTTGAGTGAAATAAAGATAATTTCAGCCAATTCAAATTGGTTAGATTATTAACTTGATAAAAAGTTTCAATGAAATAATTCGATCTGTTCtattgacattttttgtttgaatcaaTCAGAGCAACCTAGACAATGAATTTGTCAGCTAAGATCACAATGACAATTTAGCTGTGCACATCTTCAATGTCTTGAATATATAGCGACTGAGGTTTTTGTTATAGACAAAAGGTTGAGACTAATAACTGTAATTTTCAACAGTTGGACAAGGTATCTGTGCTTGGAGACGCCATTAAATACATAAAAGAGCTCCAAGAACGTGTGAGAACCCTAGAGGAGGTTGACCAGGAACAGACCAAGAGACTTGAAAACAAGGAATTAAAGAAAGAACGAGTCTCCGGTCACGATGAAGACTCGTCTTCATTATC of Ipomoea triloba cultivar NCNSP0323 chromosome 3, ASM357664v1 contains these proteins:
- the LOC116012837 gene encoding transcription factor bHLH18-like, with protein sequence MASFEDSSVLEGWFLDLEEDDECYNLGSHLQENSFDDFAAHKSFITQEENIVQQRSESPESYTSGYSIFMPNANNGNITRTATISFAGGFQFQEECFQAADQFEERPLKHLKGSDDYTKKQLPTSSSSTLHHNVVSGVNKGGDREKTPLSQDHILAERKRREKLNQKFIALSAILPGLKKSDKASVLEEAIRYVKELQENVKHLEQARNTRSEKTVVKRRKVISPAGDDLWEQGHDCSDVDDDKTAPEIEVMFSEKSVLIRVHSQERIPSLPTFLREIESLQLTILNSSAMPFGKNATDITLVAQMEEGFCMTTNDVVKHLQRYYTGT
- the LOC116014498 gene encoding transcription factor bHLH18-like, whose amino-acid sequence is MDHLSSENLFSEMEVDDAAFVNEWMDTLDNNFVHFCPNDPFFPPACSTGNNGFYGTENNDGGVIRKPAVMNSVQCQPSAISASPLITAVSCNPSGGSENPVVKVKMKMKSEMDHRESSGKTMISFMPSSSSHQDYYCSGRGNDEHRESLIRTIEFGAGKGKTGSAVRSPLQAQDHVLAERKRRENLTQRFISLSALIPGLKKLDKVSVLGDAIKYIKELQERVRTLEEVDQEQTKRLENKELKKERVSGHDEDSSSLSDSDGNCETGTAIALPEIEVRASGQNLLIRVQCNNLHNHGGVIKEIFSEIERLHLSINTSHVMPFGNTTYITIAAQMDQHFSMEAKDVADIIGSTIVRLIRHGKLR